One Deinococcus carri DNA window includes the following coding sequences:
- a CDS encoding IS630 family transposase: MHRGPSSPVPILTDGERQLLSALVRRRQTPRGLATRAKIILLSADQPTATLSQIAAQVGLCDDTVGTWRRRFATERLAGLSDAPKSGAPRTIQDADVERVVRLTLDTLPADATHWSTRSMAQTSGMTQSAVHRIWRAFGLRPHLISSFKLSTDPLLIEKVRDVVGLYLAPPDRALVLCVDEKPQIQALERGSATFPMLPGQEERTGHDYVRHGTTTLIAALDAKVGNVIGRCYPRHRAVEFKDFLDVIHAQVPQELEVHVILDNYITHKTKVVQDWVLAHPRFHFHFTPTGGSWLNLVESWFALLSRRRLKRGNFKSKDELEQAIEAFIAQTNDTPTPFVWTRSADDILDSIKRFCERYLPASSTPENSQASSESLH, translated from the coding sequence ATGCACCGTGGCCCCTCATCACCTGTTCCCATCCTGACCGACGGGGAACGCCAGTTGCTAAGCGCGCTGGTGCGTCGTCGCCAGACCCCGAGGGGTCTGGCGACGCGTGCCAAGATCATCCTGCTCAGCGCCGATCAGCCCACAGCGACGCTGAGCCAGATCGCCGCGCAGGTCGGACTGTGCGATGACACAGTCGGCACCTGGCGTCGACGATTTGCCACTGAACGTCTGGCCGGATTGAGTGATGCCCCTAAGAGTGGTGCGCCCAGGACGATTCAGGACGCCGACGTCGAGCGGGTGGTTCGTTTGACCCTCGATACCCTTCCCGCCGACGCCACGCATTGGAGTACCCGCAGCATGGCCCAGACGAGCGGGATGACCCAGAGCGCAGTGCACCGCATCTGGCGTGCCTTCGGCTTACGGCCCCACCTGATCTCGTCGTTCAAGCTCTCCACGGACCCGCTGCTGATCGAGAAGGTCCGCGACGTGGTTGGGCTGTATCTTGCGCCGCCGGACCGCGCGTTGGTGCTGTGCGTGGACGAGAAGCCCCAGATTCAGGCATTGGAGCGCGGCAGTGCGACCTTCCCGATGCTGCCCGGACAGGAGGAACGCACCGGGCACGACTACGTCCGTCATGGCACCACTACGCTGATTGCCGCTCTTGATGCCAAAGTGGGCAACGTCATTGGCCGGTGTTACCCGCGACATCGAGCCGTCGAGTTCAAGGACTTCCTCGACGTCATTCATGCTCAAGTTCCGCAGGAACTTGAGGTGCACGTGATTCTTGACAACTACATCACGCACAAGACGAAGGTGGTGCAGGACTGGGTCCTGGCTCATCCCCGCTTCCACTTTCACTTCACGCCCACTGGCGGGTCATGGCTGAATCTTGTGGAGTCGTGGTTCGCGCTGCTGAGCCGCAGGCGATTAAAGCGTGGGAATTTCAAGTCAAAGGATGAGCTGGAACAGGCGATAGAGGCCTTCATCGCCCAGACGAACGACACACCGACCCCGTTCGTCTGGACGAGGTCGGCTGATGACATTCTCGACAGCATCAAGCGCTTCTGTGAACGTTACCTCCCGGCCTCATCTACCCCAGAAAACTCCCAAGCTTCTTCTGAATCACTCCACTAG
- a CDS encoding ABC transporter permease, producing the protein MASSSTSVLTSRAKPPPAGGLKSAASLLLSTWMGRTGVALLLFLLFLAGAGPWIAPYDAAAQTGMPFSVPSAAHWLGTNDIGQDILSELIVGTRVSLSIGFTAAALAIVIGTLVGVIAGFLGGRTDTTLMRLVDIVLVLPFIPLMIVLAAFFGASSGNLIIAISLLIWARPARVIRSSALGIRNLTYVEGAQALGASNLHILWKHVLPGVLPIAVSQFILAASSSILIEASLAFLGLGDPVRKSWGTVLYYAQIRGAFLNGSWPWWVVPPGVLISMAVLGFALTGRAIETALFPRLQQRS; encoded by the coding sequence GTGGCTAGTTCTTCGACGTCGGTCCTGACCTCGCGCGCCAAGCCGCCTCCCGCTGGAGGCCTGAAATCCGCAGCGTCGCTGCTGCTCTCCACCTGGATGGGCCGAACCGGGGTGGCCCTGTTGCTGTTCTTGCTGTTCCTTGCCGGTGCCGGTCCCTGGATCGCACCCTACGATGCGGCCGCGCAGACCGGCATGCCTTTCTCCGTTCCCAGCGCCGCGCATTGGCTGGGCACGAATGACATCGGGCAGGACATCTTGTCGGAGTTGATCGTCGGCACGCGCGTGTCGCTGAGCATCGGCTTTACCGCAGCGGCACTCGCCATCGTGATCGGCACCCTCGTGGGGGTCATCGCGGGCTTTCTGGGGGGCCGCACAGACACCACCCTCATGCGCCTGGTCGACATCGTGCTGGTGCTGCCGTTCATTCCGTTGATGATCGTTCTCGCGGCCTTTTTCGGAGCGAGTTCCGGAAACCTGATCATCGCCATTTCTCTGCTGATCTGGGCGCGTCCCGCACGCGTCATTCGCTCCAGCGCCCTGGGCATTCGGAACCTGACGTACGTCGAGGGTGCGCAGGCACTCGGCGCGTCGAACCTGCACATCCTCTGGAAACACGTGCTGCCGGGTGTCTTACCCATCGCGGTCTCCCAGTTCATTCTGGCCGCGTCCAGCAGCATCCTGATCGAGGCGTCCCTGGCCTTCCTGGGCTTGGGCGACCCGGTCCGCAAAAGCTGGGGCACCGTGCTGTACTACGCGCAGATCCGCGGGGCGTTTCTCAATGGTTCGTGGCCCTGGTGGGTGGTGCCTCCCGGTGTGCTGATCTCCATGGCCGTGCTGGGCTTCGCCCTGACCGGCCGCGCCATCGAGACGGCGTTGTTTCCCCGCCTTCAACAACGCTCGTAA
- a CDS encoding M23 family metallopeptidase, with translation MTAVSDGTVVIAGMCPVHGDLVVIDHGVGLTSMYFHQRAVTVKVRQQVGEVGSTGAHLHLEMRV, from the coding sequence GTGACGGCGGTGAGTGACGGAACGGTCGTCATAGCGGGCATGTGCCCGGTGCACGGGGACCTAGTCGTGATTGACCACGGGGTGGGGCTCACCAGCATGTACTTCCATCAGCGCGCGGTGACGGTCAAAGTCCGGCAGCAGGTCGGGGAGGTCGGCAGCACCGGTGCCCACCTGCACCTCGAAATGCGGGTGTGA
- a CDS encoding copper oxidase, translating to MAPKVTRPQVAAVTILSVLALAAGVGLAAQFGDLSMSARDMQAQGGQNMAGMNMDGNAASGAMSGMARGGGSPSGSAGNQSMPGMNMGTSTSSPTPTPVSQLPDTPLQTPTKMGNLVMPPGMIMTKGMPMEAMQDMAAVDLSQVRYTAPAAARGDQPLAPQVVNGVKVFNFETSVIRWNILPNVQVAAYAVNRQVPGPRLELTQGDRVRINVKNNLPESTTIHWHGLIVPNGMDGAADVTQKPIAPGETFTYEFTVHQAGTYFYHSHKNPDRQQGLGLYGALLVKPRNAANEPKADLDYTLQLQEWLQRDGYTFPAMIMEGALPNFFTINGKAYPATDTIRMKVGQTVKLRFIGSNNNFVHPMHVHGGPFEVVARDGETLKESARFLADTVNVGPGQRYDVIWTAREKGTWLVHCHIPHHITNDNVEVEGGGGLTMLIQVS from the coding sequence ATGGCGCCCAAAGTCACCCGTCCCCAGGTCGCTGCTGTGACCATCCTGAGCGTCCTGGCCCTGGCGGCGGGCGTCGGTCTGGCGGCCCAGTTTGGTGACCTGAGCATGAGCGCCCGCGACATGCAGGCGCAGGGCGGTCAGAACATGGCTGGGATGAACATGGACGGCAACGCCGCTTCCGGTGCTATGTCTGGGATGGCCAGGGGTGGCGGATCGCCCTCCGGCAGCGCGGGGAACCAGAGCATGCCAGGCATGAACATGGGCACGTCCACCAGCAGCCCCACCCCGACCCCGGTCAGCCAGTTGCCGGATACCCCCCTCCAGACGCCCACCAAGATGGGCAACCTGGTGATGCCGCCCGGCATGATCATGACGAAGGGCATGCCGATGGAGGCGATGCAGGATATGGCCGCCGTGGACCTCTCGCAGGTCCGCTACACCGCGCCCGCCGCAGCGCGGGGCGACCAGCCGCTCGCGCCGCAGGTGGTGAATGGCGTCAAGGTCTTCAACTTCGAGACGTCCGTGATCCGCTGGAACATCCTGCCGAACGTGCAGGTGGCCGCGTACGCGGTCAACCGGCAGGTGCCGGGGCCGCGCCTGGAACTCACCCAGGGGGACCGGGTGCGCATCAACGTGAAGAACAACCTGCCGGAAAGCACCACCATCCACTGGCACGGCCTGATTGTGCCGAATGGCATGGACGGCGCCGCCGACGTCACCCAGAAGCCGATCGCGCCCGGCGAGACGTTCACGTACGAATTCACCGTGCATCAGGCAGGCACCTACTTCTACCATTCGCATAAGAATCCGGACCGCCAGCAGGGCCTGGGCCTGTACGGCGCGCTGCTGGTGAAGCCGAGAAATGCGGCGAATGAGCCGAAGGCGGACCTCGACTACACCTTGCAGTTGCAGGAGTGGCTGCAGCGGGACGGCTACACCTTCCCGGCCATGATCATGGAGGGCGCGCTGCCCAACTTCTTCACCATCAACGGCAAGGCTTACCCGGCCACCGACACCATCCGCATGAAGGTCGGGCAGACGGTGAAGCTGCGCTTTATCGGCAGCAACAACAACTTCGTGCACCCGATGCATGTCCACGGTGGTCCCTTCGAGGTGGTGGCGCGAGACGGCGAAACCCTCAAGGAAAGCGCGCGCTTCCTGGCCGACACAGTGAATGTCGGTCCAGGGCAGCGCTACGACGTGATCTGGACGGCGCGTGAGAAGGGCACTTGGCTGGTGCACTGCCACATCCCGCACCACATCACCAACGACAACGTGGAGGTCGAGGGCGGCGGTGGGCTGACCATGCTGATCCAGGTGAGCTGA
- a CDS encoding metal-sensitive transcriptional regulator encodes MPEASRKAARRRLAIAHGHLESIQRMLEDPDVYCVDVLKQLKAVQGALAGAAEVVLRGHLEAHVATAESRGDTSEIVNELMHALKYT; translated from the coding sequence ATGCCCGAAGCCAGCCGCAAGGCTGCCCGGCGGCGCCTCGCCATCGCCCATGGCCACCTCGAAAGCATTCAGAGGATGCTGGAGGACCCAGATGTATACTGCGTGGATGTCCTCAAGCAACTGAAGGCCGTGCAGGGCGCCCTCGCGGGCGCAGCTGAGGTGGTCTTGAGGGGTCATCTGGAAGCCCACGTCGCCACCGCAGAGTCCAGGGGCGACACCTCCGAGATCGTAAATGAGCTGATGCACGCCCTGAAATACACTTGA
- a CDS encoding ABC transporter substrate-binding protein, with translation MLAIPQDEGELSPFTYVTGYPGYNLMSLVYDTLFVNDLNDVPRPWLVESYSVKDGKVWTLKLKGDVKWHDGRPLTSADVKFSFEYYKKYPVVGRFASAVRPISSIRTPDARTVIITLEQPGANFLLQPLADAPILPRHIWESVTAPKTFKNVIGSGPYKLVDHKTDQSYRLTENPDYFAAKPGADEVVLAVIPDPTSMFQALQAGQINAVAREVPPELIQRFAGNARLKTLRGPSYASTLLQFNTTTPPFNNAGFRRIVAGLVNNKALVETILLGNGTPGAAGFVHPDSPFFSKAAPTYPKMTVAQANRALDTLGFKLNRAGVRTGKDGKPLDLTFLVASNNPQRIRAAEIIASQLSPTGIRLTIKSLDPTTVQQALWPDFDVAKGRNFDMAMWGWSAPVQSQLNLAGLFHSNPVIGTLNVGGYRNKTVDALTTRMLTTVDAAARETLAARVQEIVAKDLPFLTLWYPDTVYAFDANAYDGWKFQKGQGIINKRSFLK, from the coding sequence GTGCTGGCGATCCCCCAGGATGAAGGCGAACTCTCGCCGTTCACCTACGTCACCGGCTACCCCGGATACAACCTGATGAGCCTCGTGTACGACACGTTGTTCGTCAACGACCTCAACGACGTGCCCCGGCCCTGGCTGGTCGAGTCGTACTCGGTGAAGGACGGGAAGGTCTGGACACTGAAGCTGAAAGGCGACGTCAAATGGCACGACGGTCGACCACTGACCAGCGCAGACGTGAAGTTCAGCTTCGAGTACTACAAGAAATACCCGGTCGTGGGCCGCTTCGCCTCGGCTGTGCGTCCCATCTCCAGCATCCGCACCCCGGACGCGCGCACAGTGATCATCACCCTCGAGCAGCCGGGAGCCAATTTTCTCCTCCAGCCTCTCGCGGACGCGCCCATCCTGCCCAGACACATCTGGGAGAGCGTCACGGCTCCGAAGACGTTCAAGAACGTCATCGGCTCCGGACCTTACAAACTGGTTGACCATAAGACCGACCAGTCCTACCGTCTGACGGAAAACCCTGATTATTTTGCCGCTAAGCCTGGTGCCGATGAGGTGGTCCTGGCGGTCATCCCTGACCCGACCTCCATGTTCCAGGCGCTCCAGGCCGGGCAGATCAACGCCGTCGCGCGTGAAGTCCCGCCTGAACTCATTCAACGGTTCGCCGGAAACGCACGCCTGAAGACCCTGCGGGGGCCCAGCTACGCCAGTACACTCTTGCAGTTCAACACCACCACCCCACCGTTTAACAACGCGGGGTTCCGGCGGATTGTCGCTGGCCTGGTGAACAACAAGGCACTGGTCGAAACGATCCTCCTAGGCAATGGCACTCCAGGTGCCGCTGGCTTCGTGCACCCGGACAGTCCCTTCTTCAGCAAAGCGGCCCCCACCTACCCGAAAATGACGGTGGCACAGGCGAACAGGGCTCTGGATACCCTCGGCTTCAAGCTGAACCGCGCCGGGGTCCGTACCGGGAAAGACGGCAAGCCCCTGGACCTAACCTTCCTGGTCGCCTCCAACAACCCGCAGCGGATCCGCGCTGCGGAGATCATCGCGTCGCAACTGAGCCCGACGGGCATCAGGCTCACCATCAAGTCCCTGGATCCCACCACGGTTCAGCAAGCACTGTGGCCTGACTTTGATGTGGCGAAGGGCCGCAATTTTGACATGGCCATGTGGGGATGGTCTGCGCCCGTCCAATCGCAGCTCAACCTGGCAGGTCTGTTCCACTCGAACCCTGTGATCGGCACCCTGAACGTCGGTGGGTACCGCAACAAGACCGTGGACGCATTGACCACGCGCATGCTGACGACGGTGGATGCCGCAGCCCGCGAGACGCTGGCCGCACGCGTTCAGGAGATCGTCGCAAAGGACCTGCCGTTCCTGACATTGTGGTACCCCGACACGGTGTATGCGTTCGACGCGAATGCTTACGATGGCTGGAAGTTTCAGAAGGGTCAGGGCATCATCAACAAACGCTCGTTCTTGAAATAA
- a CDS encoding ABC transporter permease, whose protein sequence is MLERVGQYLLVLIAAISLNFFLPRAMPGSPLQFLAGEDVALLPAEDRQALLARTGLDQPLTVQYGKYVASLARGDLGYSYQANKPVLTMLIERLPWTLLLTGSALLLSTVFGVIVGALAAWRRNGWLDHATLTSSILLDSVPSFWLGMMLVALFAVQWPLFPVFGAQTPWSNLTGWANVMDIARHLVLPVVTLTLVSLSGTFLVMRYAMLSVLGEDYVRTARAKGVSERQVLYKHALRNASMPVFTVFMLNLGTLVGGAVVIETVFAFPGLGRMLFEAASNRDYPLLQGAFLMVTISILAGNILADVVYPLLDPRVRVQRG, encoded by the coding sequence ATGCTGGAACGGGTTGGACAGTACCTTCTCGTGTTGATTGCTGCCATCTCCCTCAACTTCTTCCTGCCGCGTGCCATGCCCGGCTCCCCATTGCAGTTCCTCGCGGGCGAGGATGTGGCCCTGCTGCCAGCCGAAGACCGCCAGGCCTTGCTCGCCCGCACGGGCCTCGATCAGCCGCTCACGGTGCAGTACGGGAAGTACGTGGCGTCGCTCGCGCGCGGAGATCTGGGCTACTCCTATCAGGCGAACAAACCCGTGCTGACCATGCTGATCGAACGCCTGCCGTGGACCCTGCTGCTCACCGGCTCGGCTCTGCTGCTCTCGACCGTCTTCGGCGTGATTGTCGGGGCGCTGGCGGCCTGGCGCCGCAATGGATGGCTGGATCACGCCACGCTCACGTCCTCCATCCTGTTGGACTCCGTGCCTTCCTTCTGGCTGGGCATGATGCTCGTCGCCCTCTTCGCCGTACAATGGCCCCTGTTCCCGGTCTTCGGGGCGCAGACGCCCTGGTCAAACCTGACCGGTTGGGCCAACGTCATGGACATCGCCCGGCATCTGGTGTTGCCCGTCGTGACCCTCACCCTGGTGAGCCTGTCCGGGACGTTCCTGGTGATGCGGTACGCGATGCTGTCGGTGCTGGGCGAGGATTACGTCCGCACCGCGCGTGCCAAAGGCGTCAGCGAACGTCAGGTGCTGTACAAGCACGCTCTGCGAAACGCGTCCATGCCGGTCTTCACCGTGTTCATGCTGAATCTGGGAACCCTGGTGGGGGGGGCCGTCGTGATTGAAACGGTCTTCGCCTTCCCTGGCCTGGGACGGATGCTCTTCGAGGCGGCCAGCAACCGCGATTACCCGCTGTTACAGGGAGCTTTCCTGATGGTCACCATCTCCATTCTTGCGGGGAACATCCTGGCCGACGTGGTCTACCCGCTGTTGGATCCCCGTGTCCGGGTGCAACGTGGCTAG
- a CDS encoding DUF4396 domain-containing protein has translation MPMNTAGTQGWATIDVILVIWFGLTALSAIYVAWDAFTRNPEMKVMKWGWVLVTLYTGPVGAALYILSCQEPAPGTHEAFIQPLWKQSVGSTIHCLAGDATGIIVAAAITLALGFPMWLDVLSEYVFGFLFGLLIFQALFMRDMLGGSYLQAVRRSFLPEWVSMNAVMAGMVPTMVILMSRDMTAMEATSLRFWGVMSLATLVGFAAAYPVNVWLVASGLKHGMGTVRAVGRGGHSLAAEERLIEHTTGEVPAPNASTARHTMKGM, from the coding sequence ATGCCGATGAACACCGCGGGAACTCAGGGCTGGGCAACGATTGACGTCATCCTGGTCATCTGGTTCGGCCTGACGGCCCTCTCGGCCATCTACGTGGCCTGGGACGCCTTTACCCGCAACCCAGAGATGAAGGTCATGAAGTGGGGCTGGGTCCTGGTGACGCTGTACACCGGCCCGGTCGGGGCTGCCCTGTACATCCTGTCGTGCCAGGAGCCAGCGCCGGGCACCCATGAGGCGTTCATTCAACCGCTCTGGAAGCAGAGTGTCGGCTCCACCATCCACTGCCTGGCGGGGGACGCGACCGGCATCATTGTCGCTGCGGCCATCACCCTGGCCCTGGGTTTTCCGATGTGGTTGGACGTGCTTTCCGAGTACGTGTTCGGCTTCCTGTTCGGGCTGCTGATCTTCCAGGCCCTCTTCATGCGGGACATGCTGGGCGGCTCGTACCTGCAGGCGGTACGGCGCTCGTTCCTGCCCGAGTGGGTGTCCATGAACGCCGTCATGGCGGGCATGGTCCCGACGATGGTGATCCTGATGAGCCGCGACATGACGGCCATGGAGGCGACCTCCCTGCGCTTCTGGGGCGTGATGTCCCTGGCGACCCTGGTGGGCTTCGCGGCCGCGTATCCCGTCAACGTGTGGCTGGTGGCCAGCGGCCTCAAGCACGGCATGGGCACGGTGCGTGCCGTCGGGCGCGGCGGGCACAGCCTGGCGGCCGAGGAACGGCTGATCGAGCATACCACCGGCGAAGTCCCGGCCCCGAACGCCTCCACCGCCCGCCACACTATGAAAGGAATGTGA